The Solanum lycopersicum chromosome 6, SLM_r2.1 genome has a window encoding:
- the LOC101247834 gene encoding myricetin 3-O-methyltransferase 3 produces MALSMDNIVISNEEEIYMMKAMHIPCGLYLNMVLRAAIELDLFEIIAKSTTQKLSSYEIASQIPTKNPNASSLVLERILRFLASQSFLTCNITKNDDGNVHTSYNLTPLSQSLILDKDGTSIAPFLLLATDPVAVNSWFHFKDAILEGEIPFNKAHGVHAFEYHGKDSRFNGVFNKAMQNVTCIDMKRVLECYNGFEGVKEIIDVGGGLGISLASIISKYPNIKGINFDLPHVIKDAPTYEGIEHVGGDMFKSVPQRELILLKAILHDWDDECCVKILKNCWRALPKDGKVVVIEQMQPEYPEINLISKNSFSVDMLMMTMLDGGKERTKQQFEDLAKQAGFTVFKIVARAYYCWVIELYK; encoded by the exons ATGGCTTTATCAATGGATAATATTGTTATATCcaatgaagaagaaatttatatgatgAAAGCTATGCACATTCCTTGTGGTTTATACCTTAACATGGTTTTGAGAGCTGCTATAGAACTTGACCTATTTGAGATTATAGCAAAATCTACTACTCAAAAACTATCTTCTTATGAAATTGCATCTCAAATTCCCACAAAAAACCCTAATGCATCATCCCTtgttcttgaaaggattttaaGGTTTCTTGCTAGTCAATCTTTTCTCACATGTAACATTACAAAAAATGATGATGGAAATGTTCACACCTCATACAATTTGACTCCATTAAGCCAAAGTTTAATCTTAGATAAAGATGGAACATCAATTGCTCCGTTTTTACTACTGGCTACTGATCCAGTTGCTGTTAATTCTTG GTTTCATTTTAAAGATGCAATTTTAGAGGGTGAGATACCATTCAACAAGGCCCATGGGGTGCATGCATTTGAATACCATGGAAAAGATAGTAGATTTAATGGTGTATTCAACAAAGCTATGCAAAATGTCACTTGTATTGACATGAAGAGAGTTCTTGAGTGCTACAATGGATTTGAAGGAGTAAAAGAGATAATAGATGTGGGAGGTGGACTTGGAATATCATTAGCTTCTATAATTTCCAAATATCCTAATATCAAGGGCATTAATTTTGACCTACCTCATGTCATCAAAGATGCCCCTACTTATGAAG GCATAGAGCATGTTGGAGGAGACATGTTTAAGAGTGTTCCTCAACGGGAGCTAATCCTTCTCAAg gCCATACTTCATGATTGGGATGATGAATGTTGCGtgaaaatattgaagaattGTTGGAGGGCATTGCCAAAAGATGGTAAAGTTGTTGTAATTGAACAAATGCAACCAGAATATCCAGAGATTAATCTTATTTCTAAGAATTCGTTTAGTGTTGATATGTTAATGATGACTATGCTTGATGGAGGcaaagaaagaacaaagcaACAATTTGAAGATTTGGCTAAACAAGCTGGATTTACTGTTTTCAAAATTGTAGCTCGAGCATATTATTGTTGGGTTATTGAATTGTACAAGTAG
- the LOC101248404 gene encoding cytochrome b5-like: protein MGKVFNLAEVSQHNNAKDCWLIISGKVYDVTKFLEDHPGGDDVLLSATGKDATDDFEDVGHSSSARAMLDEYYVGEIDSSTIPTSVKYTPPKQPHYNQDKTTEFIIKILQFLVPLIILGGAVGLRFYTKQSTS from the exons ATGGGTAAAGTCTTCAATTTAGCTGAGGTCTCCCAGCACAACAATGCCAAGGATTGTTGGCTCATTATTAGTGGCaag GTGTATGATGTGACAAAATTCTTGGAGGATCACCCAGGTGGTGATGATGTTTTGTTGTCTGCAACAG GGAAGGATGCAACTGATGATTTTGAGGATGTCGGACACAGCAGTAGTGCTCGAGCAATGTTGGACGAGTATTATGTAGGAGAAATCGATTCTTCAACCATCCCAACAAGTGTAAAGTACACTCCTCCAAAGCAGCCTCATTACAACCAGGACAAAACAACAGAGTTCATCATTAAGATCCTCCAGTTCTTGGTTCCTTTGATTATTTTGGGAGGTGCTGTTGGCCTCCGCTTCTACACCAAACAGTCAACTTCTTGA
- the LOC101262824 gene encoding myricetin 3'/5'-O-methyltransferase 1, giving the protein MNGLFNKAMQNVTCIEMKKIVECYYGFEGVKEIIDVGGGLGISLASIISKYPNIKGINFDLPHVIKDAPTYEGIEHVGGDMWDSIPQGELIILKVVLHSLDDEDCVKILKYCWRALPNDGKVVVIEQIQPEYPETNLLSKHLFTLDISMMIMFHGGKERTKQQFEDLAKQAGFTSIKVVARAYYSWLIELYKY; this is encoded by the exons ATGAATGGATTATTCAACAAAGCTATGCAAAATGTCACTTGcattgaaatgaagaaaattgTTGAGTGTTACTATGGATTTGAAGGAGTAAAAGAGATAATAGATGTGGGAGGTGGACTTGGAATATCATTAGCTTCTATAATTTCCAAATATCCTAATATCAAGGGGATTAATTTTGACCTACCTCATGTCATCAAAGATGCCCCTACTTATGAAG GTATAGAGCATGTTGGAGGAGACATGTGGGATAGTATTCCTCAAGGGGAGCTCATCATACTGAAG gTGGTACTTCATAGTTTGGATGATGAAGATTGTGTGAAAATACTGAAGTATTGTTGGAGAGCATTGCCAAATGATGGTAAAGTAGTTGTAATTGAACAAATACAGCCAGAATATCCAGAGACTAATCTTCTCTCTAAGCATTTATTTACTTTAGACATATCAATGATGATTATGTTTCATGGAGGcaaagaaagaacaaagcaACAATTTGAAGATTTGGCTAAACAAGCTGGATTTACATCTATCAAAGTTGTGGCTCGAGCATATTATTCTTGGCTCATAGAACTCTACAAGTATTAA
- the LOC101248117 gene encoding trihelix transcription factor ENAP1, with protein sequence MATPSSPPPLLLPPPESNQPQISPNPPIPSPQKKTQPIPWTHQETFNLIQAYQEKWYSLKKGQLKASQWEEVAITVAARCGFDEPSKSATQCRHKIEKLRKRYRAERLKPYPNSWQYFDLMDRMERGPLPIAAHPVAMVKCQNSNSTSDQRYYDTDSDEVDVSFMDLRKNKCKSINHIVRGEMGMMGVNVVADNRNVNRMVKDRNFDPMRGMRNSMNEKRKGYFENVGINNDDDDVEEEADEEEDDVDGEGSVGGSELAAEIRGFAERFMRMESKKIEMMKETERFRMEMEKRRMEMILETQRNLIDTINSVVGSHKKVKVAHEF encoded by the coding sequence ATGGCTACTCCTTCATCTCCCCCACCCCTCCTCCTTCCTCCCCCTGAATCAAATCAACCCCAAATCTCTCCCAATCCCCCAATCCCATCACCCCAGAAGAAAACTCAACCTATACCATGGACCCATCAAGAAACTTTCAATTTAATCCAAGCTTATCAGGAAAAATGGTACTCTCTCAAAAAGGGTCAGCTCAAAGCTAGCCAATGGGAAGAAGTCGCCATTACAGTCGCAGCTCGTTGCGGCTTCGATGAGCCGTCGAAATCCGCCACCCAATGCCGTCATAAGATCGAGAAGCTTCGGAAACGTTATCGGGCTGAGAGACTCAAACCCTACCCGAATTCCTGGCAGTATTTTGACCTAATGGATCGTATGGAACGTGGGCCTTTACCAATTGCTGCTCATCCTGTTGCAATGGTGAAATGCCAGAATTCGAATTCTACGTCTGATCAGAGGTATTATGATACTGATAGTGATGAAGTCGATGTTAGTTTTATggatttaaggaaaaataagtGTAAAAGTATTAATCATATTGTTCGTGGCGAAATGGGTATGATGGGTGTTAATGTTGTTGCTGATAATAGAAATGTGAATAGGATGGTGAAAGATCGAAACTTTGACCCTATGAGAGGGATGAGGAATTCAATGAATGAGAAAAGGAAAGGGTATTTCGAGAATGTAGGTATTAataatgacgatgatgatgttGAGGAAGAGGCGGATGAAGAGGAAGACGACGTGGATGGAGAAGGAAGTGTTGGAGGGAGTGAATTAGCTGCAGAGATAAGGGGATTTGCCGAGAGGTTTATGAGAATGGAGAGTAAGAAGATTGAGATGATGAAGGAGACAGAGAGGTTTAggatggaaatggagaaaaggAGAATGGAAATGATTCTTGAAACACAGAGGAATCTAATTGATACAATCAATAGTGTCGTTGGATCGCATAAGAAAGTGAAGGTTGCTCACGAATTTTGA
- the LUG3 gene encoding transcriptional corepressor LUG3 (The RefSeq protein has 1 non-frameshifting indel compared to this genomic sequence), producing MAQSNWEADKMLDVYIHDYLLKRKLHNSAKAFMTEGKVATDPVAIDAPGGFLFEWWSVFWDIFIARTNEKHSEAAAAYIETQQMKAREHQQQLQMQQLQLMQQRNAQLQRRDQNPSLGGPISAINSEGGMMGQPSASVLAMKMYEEQMKHPHSLDSETSSPLIDPNRMALLKSASNHQRQLVQGNSGSMSAALQQMQGRPQMAADIKTEVNLSGTQKSLPMDPSSIYGQAILQSKSGLSGAGLNQGMTGLPLKGWPLTGIDHLRPSVGLQVQKPNIQNQNQYLLASQQQQQALAQAQAQGNLNSPSYGYGGLPRGNFNAKDGQPPRNDGSICSPVQSNSPKMKMAQIPQSSSQQQDQLQQQLPQNGRKRKQHSSSGPANSTGTGNTVGPSPSSPASTHTPGDGMTSASSLQHVGSVSKSMMMYGGDGTGGIASSTNQLDDLETFGDIGSLEDNVESFLSNDGGDGNIYGAMKQTITEHKPESSKGGFSFGEVGCIRTRNKVTCCHFSSDGKLLASAGHDKKAVLWNMDTLQTETTPEEHQFLITDVRFRPNSTQLATASFDKSVRLWDAANPGYCLNSYTGHSSHVMSLDFHPKKNDLFCFCDSNDEIRYWTISPFSCTRVSKQGGSAQVRFQPITGQLLAAASDKVVSIFDVENDRQLQSFQGHTGVVNYLCWDLNGDLLASVSEESVKVWSLNTGDCIHELSSNGNQFHSCVFHPSYSALLVIGGMRSLELWNMVENKSMTIPAHENIVAALAQSPVSGMVASASHDSSVKLWK from the exons ATGGCGCAGAGTAATTGGGAAGCAGATAAGAT GCTTGATGTTTACATTCATGACTATTTGTTGAAAAGAAAGCTGCATAATTCTGCAAAAGCTTTCATGACGGAAGGGAAGGTTGCTACGGATCCCGTAG CCATTGATGCACCTGGAGGGTTTCTTTTCGAATGGTGGTCTGTGTTTTGGGACATTTTCATTGCACGGACAAATGAAAAACATTCCGAAGCAGCAGCAGCGTACATAGAG ACACAGCAGATGAAAGCAAGGGAACATCAACAACAGCTACAGATGCAGCAGTTGCAACTTATGCAACAACGAAATGCGCAGTTACAGCGAAGGGATCAAAATCCCTCCCTTGGTGGTCCTATAAGCGCTATAAACTCGGAAGGCGGCATGATGGGGCAACCATCTGCTAGTGTTTTGGCCATGAAAATGTACGAGGAACAAATGAAGCACCCTCATTCCTTGGACTCAGAGACATCTTCGCCTCTTATTGATCCCAATAGGATGGCACTTCTCAAGTCTGCATCTAATCATCAACG CCAGTTGGTACAAGGCAATTCGGGGAGCATGTCTGCAGCATTGCAGCAAATGCAAGGGCGCCCTCAGATGGCTGCG GATATTAAAACGGAAGTGAACTTGAGTGGTACTCAGAAATCTTTGCCCATGGATCCTTCATCAATTTATGGGCAAGCTATTCTACAGTCGAAGTCAGGACTCAGCGGTGCAG GCTTAAATCAAGGTATGACTGGTTTACCATTGAAGGGCTGGCCGTTAACT GGAATTGACCATTTGAGGCCAAGTGTGGGTTTGCAAGTACAGAAGCCCAATATACAGAACCAAAATCAATATCTTTTGGCATCACAACAACAGCAGCAGGCTCTTGCACAGGCTCAAGCACAAGGTAACCTGAATTCCCCTAGCTATGGATATGGTGGATTACCAAGAGGTAACTTCAATGCAAAAGATGGTCAGCCACCGAGAAATGACGGATCCATATGCTCTCCAGTACAATCAAATTCACCAAAG ATGAAAATGGCCCAAATTCCACAATCCTCCTCTCAACAACAGGACCAGTTGcagcagcaacagcaacagcagcaaCTGCCACAG AATGGAAGAAAAAGGAAGCAGCATTCGTCGTCTGGACCTGCCAATAGTACTGGCACCGGAAATACTGTTGGCCCTTCACCAAGCTCACCAGCATCAACTCATACACCTGGTGACGGGATGACTAGTGCCAGTAGTCTGCAGCATGTTGGCAGTGTGTCAAAAAGCATGATGATGTATGGAGGAGATGGAACTGGTGGTATAGCATCCTCTACAAATCAGCTG GATGACTTGGAGACGTTTGGAGACATTGGTTCCCTGGAAGATAACGTGGAGTCATTTTTATCAAATGATGGGGGAGATGGTAATATCTATGGAGCAATGAAACAAACGATTACTGAGCACAAACCTGAGTCTTCTAAAGGCG GGTTCTCCTTCGGTGAAGTTGGTTGTATACGCACAAGGAATAAAGTCACTTGCTGCCATTTCTCATCAGATGGAAAGCTGCTCGCTAGTGCCGGACATGACAAAAAG GCTGTTCTGTGGAACATGGATACCTTACAAACGGAGACCACCCCAGAAGAACATCAATTCTTGATTACAGATGTCCGGTTCAGGCCTAATTCGACTCAGCTTGCAACTGCTTCATTTGATAAGTCTGTGAGATTGTGGGATGCTGCCAAT CCTGGCTACTGTTTGAATTCATACACCGGGCATTCTTCTCATGTTATGTCGCTGGATTTCCATCCGAAAAAGAATGATCTGTTCTGTTTCTGTGATAGCAACGATGAGATTCGGTACTGGACTATTAGTCCATTCTCATGTACTCGAGTGTCAAAG CAAGGAGGCAGTGCACAAGTGAGATTCCAGCCAATAACTGGTCAGCTGCTGGCAGCTGCATCAGATAAGGTGGTATCCATCTTTGATGTCGAAAATGACAGGCAACTGCAGTCTTTCCAG GGACATACTGGAGTGGTGAACTACCTTTGTTGGGATCTCAATGGTGATCTACTGGCATCAGTAAGTGAGGAGTCTGTCAAAGTTTGGTCACTGAACACTGGTGATTGCATCCACGAGCTAAGTTCAAACGGAAATCAGTTCCACTCTTGTGTATTTCACCCTAGTTATTCAGCTCTATTGGTGATTGGAGGAATGAGG TCTTTGGAGCTGTGGAACATGGTTGAGAATAAAAGCATGACAATTCCAGCACATGAAAACATTGTCGCCGCTCTAGCACAGTCACCAGTGAGTGGAATGGTTGCTTCTGCAAGTCATGACAGTTCTGTGAAGTTATGGAAATAA